One window of Deltaproteobacteria bacterium genomic DNA carries:
- a CDS encoding methylenetetrahydrofolate reductase — protein sequence MGWRERLEDGGFLRMVEVLPPKGVEVKGFEERLIPLKGRVEAIYVPSLQGGVMRMSSWAACRYLLDRGYETIFEISCAHQNRIAMQAELLGAYHLGLENVMAALGDDPKLGDHPEAKAVFDIDILELLEAIERLQKGYDMSGGDLEGPPRFCVGAKLDASARGHALDQELREMEKKIRLGVEFFVTTSVYDLGQFEAFMQKVKTFGAPVIAGLMVLKSAGMARYINKHVQGVFIPEEIITRLMKAPDKIGASVEIAADMIKGIQGLCQGVNIISIGWEDKVPAILEEA from the coding sequence ATGGGGTGGCGGGAGCGGCTGGAGGATGGTGGATTTTTGAGGATGGTGGAGGTATTACCTCCGAAAGGTGTAGAGGTTAAGGGGTTTGAGGAGAGGTTAATCCCCTTGAAGGGGAGGGTGGAGGCCATCTATGTGCCTTCCCTTCAGGGAGGGGTCATGCGGATGAGTTCCTGGGCTGCTTGTCGATACCTACTGGATAGAGGTTATGAGACGATATTTGAGATCTCGTGTGCCCATCAGAATCGGATAGCAATGCAGGCGGAGTTGCTCGGTGCCTATCACTTGGGCCTTGAGAATGTAATGGCAGCCTTGGGAGACGACCCGAAACTCGGAGATCACCCAGAGGCCAAGGCGGTTTTCGACATAGATATCCTGGAGCTCTTGGAGGCGATAGAGAGGTTGCAAAAGGGATATGATATGAGTGGTGGAGATCTGGAAGGCCCTCCCCGTTTTTGTGTTGGTGCGAAGCTCGATGCCAGTGCTCGGGGCCATGCCTTAGATCAGGAGCTGAGGGAGATGGAAAAGAAGATCCGCCTCGGTGTGGAGTTCTTCGTTACTACATCCGTTTATGACTTAGGACAGTTCGAGGCCTTCATGCAGAAGGTAAAGACCTTTGGGGCGCCGGTCATTGCGGGCCTGATGGTGCTAAAATCGGCCGGGATGGCGAGATACATAAATAAACACGTGCAGGGGGTCTTTATCCCCGAAGAGATAATTACGAGGTTGATGAAGGCCCCTGACAAGATCGGGGCCTCTGTCGAAATAGCAGCGGATATGATCAAGGGGATACAAGGACTTTGTCAGGGCGTTAACATCATATCGATCGGCTGGGAGGACAAAGTCCCCGCCATCTTGGAAGAAGCGTAG
- the hypE gene encoding hydrogenase expression/formation protein HypE — protein MKGERILLAHGAGGKLSHDLLRELFLPFFNNDILRVLDDSAIIPTEPSKLAFTTDSYVVKPLSFPGGDIGRLAICGTVNDLAMAGARPLGLSASFILEEGFSIEDLEKVLSSMREAAEEAGVMVVAGDTKVVEHGAAEGLYITTTGIGVVPEGVDIRGSKARSGDWIIINGPIGDHEIAVLIARGDFSLQGETKSDCAPLNGLVEAMLKACPDIHCMRDPTRGGLATVLWEIANASGVGVVIEEEKVLIREEVRVVCDLLGFDPYYLANEGKLIAFVPEEETEGLLRMMKAHRLGKGAVVIGRVTAENPGKVLLRTRIGGHRLLDPLSDEQFPRIC, from the coding sequence ATGAAGGGGGAGAGGATACTCCTTGCCCACGGTGCAGGGGGGAAGCTTAGCCATGACCTTTTGAGGGAGCTATTTCTGCCTTTCTTTAACAATGACATTCTTAGAGTCCTCGATGACAGCGCCATAATTCCCACTGAACCCTCCAAGCTTGCCTTCACCACCGATTCCTATGTAGTAAAGCCCCTCTCCTTCCCTGGAGGTGACATAGGGAGGCTTGCGATATGCGGAACAGTGAACGACCTTGCCATGGCAGGGGCGAGGCCGTTGGGGCTTTCGGCCTCTTTCATCTTGGAAGAAGGGTTCTCCATCGAGGATCTTGAGAAGGTCCTCTCTTCGATGAGGGAAGCCGCAGAGGAGGCCGGAGTTATGGTGGTGGCAGGGGATACCAAGGTCGTGGAGCATGGTGCGGCAGAGGGGCTTTATATAACCACCACCGGGATTGGCGTTGTCCCTGAGGGGGTGGATATAAGGGGCTCTAAAGCGAGGTCCGGTGATTGGATCATCATTAATGGTCCCATTGGGGATCATGAGATCGCAGTCCTCATCGCTAGGGGGGACTTCTCCCTGCAGGGGGAGACAAAGAGCGATTGTGCCCCCCTCAATGGGCTTGTGGAGGCGATGTTGAAAGCATGCCCAGACATCCATTGCATGAGGGACCCCACCAGGGGAGGACTTGCCACCGTCCTCTGGGAGATCGCCAACGCCTCAGGGGTAGGGGTGGTGATCGAAGAAGAGAAGGTCTTGATCAGGGAGGAGGTCAGGGTGGTCTGCGATCTACTCGGGTTCGATCCCTATTATTTGGCCAACGAAGGGAAGCTCATCGCCTTCGTACCAGAAGAGGAGACCGAAGGGCTTCTTAGGATGATGAAGGCCCATCGTCTGGGAAAAGGGGCGGTGGTCATAGGCCGGGTTACGGCGGAGAATCCGGGAAAGGTCCTTCTCCGAACTAGGATAGGGGGCCATAGGCTTCTTGATCCCTTAAGCGACGAGCAGTTTCCCCGGATCTGCTGA
- a CDS encoding 4Fe-4S dicluster domain-containing protein, with the protein MFYKIFTWFRYSISIGAGEISISRRVFASIKGILFTLLSIKGFTLLKVFVLDVVLNLRILREDFLRWLMHMCIYVGFMLLLLMHALDRFITSALFPDYFSTINPFMFLRDLFGALVILGLAIAIYRRFILKVPRLLTNAMDYYAIIIVAIIIFSGIALEGTKIVSHSIYKQMVEDYSGLEDEQELRSLEAYWVNDYGVVSPNLKGPFGAQTLAQGRELHKMSCIECHSQPQWAFTGYGVARIIRPIALGLDRVNTPTLLWYIHFLACLLGLAYLPFSKMFHILASPLSLLANAVMEKGKSDPANIATRQVMELDACTHCGACTSRCSVAVALEEIPNINILPSEKIASIKALAADRELSEQELKDIQEGVCLCTNCYRCTVVCPVGINLQDLWFNVRETLLQRGIPEFSVLSPLSFYRGLMKGELVQRDYERPLMRVREAIADRCDLMKEQDKVLPLGATDRGFKSRLNLSAQASTFSVCFGCQTCTNACPVVANYDNPQEVLGLLPHQIMYACALGIRDLAFGSNMLWDCLTCYQCQEQCPQAVSVTDVLYELKNFAVEYIGEKTSQSMGKR; encoded by the coding sequence TTGTTTTATAAAATTTTCACCTGGTTCCGATACTCGATCAGTATAGGCGCAGGAGAAATTTCCATATCGAGAAGGGTCTTTGCCTCCATCAAGGGGATTTTATTTACGCTGTTGAGCATCAAGGGCTTCACCTTATTGAAGGTCTTTGTCCTCGATGTAGTTCTGAATTTACGGATCCTGAGAGAGGACTTTCTCAGGTGGCTCATGCACATGTGTATATATGTGGGTTTCATGCTGCTTCTTTTGATGCATGCCCTGGATAGATTCATAACCTCTGCTCTATTTCCAGACTATTTTTCGACTATCAACCCATTTATGTTTTTGAGGGATCTGTTTGGTGCCCTGGTAATCCTGGGGTTAGCGATTGCGATCTATCGGCGCTTCATCTTGAAGGTGCCCCGTCTGCTAACCAATGCCATGGATTATTATGCTATCATCATCGTGGCCATTATCATCTTTTCTGGAATTGCTTTGGAGGGCACAAAGATTGTATCTCACTCAATCTATAAACAGATGGTAGAGGACTATTCTGGTCTTGAGGATGAGCAAGAGCTTAGGTCTTTGGAGGCCTATTGGGTAAATGACTATGGGGTAGTATCCCCCAATTTGAAGGGGCCGTTTGGCGCGCAGACTCTGGCGCAGGGCAGAGAGCTCCATAAAATGAGCTGTATTGAGTGTCACTCCCAGCCCCAATGGGCATTTACCGGTTATGGAGTGGCCAGAATCATCAGGCCAATAGCCCTGGGATTGGACAGGGTTAATACGCCTACTTTACTTTGGTATATCCATTTCTTGGCCTGCTTGCTGGGTTTGGCCTATCTTCCTTTTAGTAAAATGTTCCATATCCTTGCCAGCCCCTTGAGCCTGCTGGCTAATGCTGTCATGGAAAAAGGAAAGTCAGATCCAGCCAATATAGCCACCAGGCAGGTCATGGAGCTGGATGCCTGTACCCATTGTGGGGCCTGCACTTCGCGATGCTCCGTTGCTGTGGCCCTGGAGGAGATTCCCAATATCAACATTCTTCCCTCTGAGAAGATAGCTTCGATAAAGGCGCTTGCCGCTGACAGGGAACTAAGTGAGCAAGAGCTTAAGGATATTCAAGAGGGGGTCTGTCTCTGTACCAATTGTTATCGATGCACGGTGGTCTGTCCAGTGGGTATCAACCTGCAGGACTTGTGGTTCAACGTACGGGAAACGCTTCTTCAAAGGGGAATACCAGAGTTTTCCGTTCTTTCCCCCCTGTCTTTTTATCGTGGATTAATGAAGGGGGAACTGGTTCAAAGGGATTATGAAAGGCCCTTGATGAGGGTGAGAGAGGCCATTGCTGACAGATGCGATTTAATGAAGGAGCAGGATAAGGTTTTGCCTCTGGGTGCAACGGACAGAGGGTTTAAAAGCAGGCTAAACCTATCCGCACAGGCAAGCACCTTCTCGGTGTGCTTTGGCTGTCAAACCTGTACCAACGCCTGTCCTGTTGTGGCCAACTACGATAACCCCCAAGAGGTCCTGGGGTTATTACCACATCAGATTATGTATGCCTGTGCATTGGGCATAAGGGATCTGGCCTTTGGTTCAAATATGCTATGGGATTGTCTCACCTGTTATCAGTGTCAGGAACAGTGTCCCCAAGCGGTAAGTGTCACTGATGTGCTTTATGAACTTAAAAATTTTGCAGTGGAATATATAGGAGAAAAGACATCTCAGTCAATGGGAAAAAGATGA
- a CDS encoding PAS domain S-box protein, producing the protein MISKKTPSLWEERTGYIRALVQMSNDGILVFGEDRFIEFANQMATLLTGYPEEDLLEKDIISILGQEVEEVLEQLKGPGDKLCQEVKISTALGEQRDVYLCLALAEGGEGEVKGCAYLTDITEHKRFEERLKASEKRYRELFQRVGEGLFISTPDGKFVDCNQALLDMLGYESKEEFLKIDIAEDLYVNPGERKIFQKRMEQDGYVKEWEVEFKRKDRGKIMVLLSAHAIRDKEGKIVGYEGINIDITQRKKLERELREANDFLKNLIESSVDGIIAADIKGNLIIFNKGAEALIGYKADEVIGKMHITQLYPPGVAKEVMQKLRSPDYGGAGKFTGSQFNVVNKEGENIPIYLSAAIVYEGGKEVASVGIFTDLRPRIAMEKKLQDTQLQLLQSEKLRSLGEMAAGVAHEVNNPLGGILIYASLLMEDLSPDDPKREDLGKIVQEATRCKEIIKSLLEFSRQSSPKMELTDVNRAITNGLLFLENQATFHNIEIKKELDPFLPPIWGNAGQLKQVFMNIMVNAADAMHGRGTLSIKTFFSEDRDNVIIEFTDTGEGIPEDILPRIFDPFFTTKDLSKGTGLGLSMSYGIVEEHKGRIEVDTEMGRGTTFRVVLPVEYEEAASQENARNP; encoded by the coding sequence TTGATATCCAAAAAGACGCCTTCTTTATGGGAAGAAAGAACTGGGTACATCCGGGCCCTCGTGCAGATGAGCAATGACGGAATCCTCGTCTTTGGGGAGGATCGCTTCATAGAGTTTGCCAACCAGATGGCCACCCTCCTTACTGGATATCCAGAAGAAGATCTTTTGGAAAAAGATATCATCTCCATCCTGGGGCAAGAGGTGGAAGAGGTTCTGGAGCAGCTAAAAGGGCCCGGGGATAAGTTGTGCCAGGAGGTAAAGATCTCTACCGCCTTGGGCGAGCAAAGGGATGTCTACCTATGCCTGGCCCTGGCCGAGGGGGGAGAAGGTGAGGTCAAGGGTTGTGCCTATCTCACCGATATCACTGAGCACAAGAGGTTTGAAGAGAGGCTCAAGGCCTCGGAAAAGAGGTATCGGGAGCTTTTCCAGCGGGTGGGAGAGGGACTCTTCATCAGTACACCGGATGGGAAATTCGTTGACTGTAATCAGGCCCTCTTAGATATGCTCGGCTATGAGAGCAAGGAAGAGTTCTTAAAGATAGATATCGCCGAGGACCTCTATGTAAACCCTGGGGAACGAAAGATCTTCCAGAAGAGGATGGAGCAGGATGGCTATGTCAAGGAGTGGGAGGTGGAGTTCAAGAGAAAGGATAGGGGAAAGATCATGGTGCTCCTATCCGCCCATGCCATCCGGGATAAAGAGGGGAAGATCGTCGGCTACGAGGGGATCAACATCGACATCACCCAGCGCAAGAAGCTGGAGAGGGAGCTCAGGGAGGCCAACGACTTTTTAAAAAACCTCATCGAGAGCTCCGTGGACGGGATCATCGCTGCCGACATCAAGGGGAACCTCATCATCTTCAACAAGGGGGCCGAGGCCCTCATCGGTTACAAGGCCGATGAGGTCATCGGCAAGATGCATATCACCCAGCTTTATCCTCCCGGAGTGGCCAAGGAGGTCATGCAGAAGTTGCGAAGCCCTGACTATGGGGGGGCGGGGAAATTTACCGGGTCCCAATTTAATGTGGTTAACAAGGAGGGGGAGAACATCCCGATTTATCTCTCCGCCGCCATCGTCTATGAGGGTGGCAAGGAAGTGGCCTCTGTGGGGATCTTCACTGATCTACGCCCCCGGATCGCTATGGAAAAGAAACTCCAAGATACCCAGCTTCAACTTCTTCAGTCAGAGAAGCTGAGGTCCTTGGGTGAGATGGCGGCAGGCGTAGCCCATGAGGTAAATAACCCGTTAGGAGGTATCCTCATATACGCCAGCCTCTTGATGGAGGACCTATCACCTGATGATCCAAAGAGGGAAGACTTGGGGAAGATTGTCCAGGAGGCGACGCGTTGCAAGGAAATAATAAAGAGCCTCCTCGAATTTTCCCGCCAGAGTAGCCCTAAGATGGAACTCACCGATGTCAACAGGGCCATAACCAATGGACTACTCTTTCTGGAAAACCAGGCTACCTTCCACAACATAGAGATAAAGAAGGAGCTTGATCCCTTCCTCCCCCCTATTTGGGGGAACGCCGGCCAATTGAAGCAGGTCTTTATGAATATCATGGTCAATGCAGCTGATGCCATGCACGGACGAGGGACTCTTTCTATAAAGACCTTCTTTTCCGAAGATAGGGACAACGTAATTATAGAGTTCACAGACACCGGAGAAGGGATCCCCGAGGATATACTGCCCAGGATATTCGATCCTTTCTTCACCACCAAAGATCTGAGCAAAGGGACGGGTCTGGGACTTTCTATGTCGTATGGAATAGTGGAAGAACATAAAGGGCGGATTGAGGTCGACACAGAGATGGGCAGAGGGACGACCTTTCGGGTTGTGTTGCCGGTGGAATATGAGGAGGCGGCATCTCAAGAAAATGCGAGAAATCCATAA